Below is a window of Agathobacter rectalis ATCC 33656 DNA.
CAGGACTCGAGGGCAAATATGTGCCTATCGCCGAGACCATCAGAGGATTTAAGGAGATACTCGAAGGAAAGCATGATGATGTACCGGAGAGCTATTTCTTAAACGTTGGAAGCATAGATGAAGTCCGTGCCAAGATGCAGTAATGTGAGGTGATTTCATGGCAGATAACATTTTTGACATAGAAATAATCACACCGGACAGGGTGTTCTACAAGGGAGAGACAGATTTCCTCGAGTTCAATACCCAAAACGGAGAGATTGGTGTATACAAAAACCATATACCGCTCACGACAGTGCTTGCACCGGGAATCGTGACTATCCATAATGGCGATGAGGAGAAAATAGCCGCAATCCATTCAGGCTTTGCGGAAATACTTGGAGACAAGGTCACATTTCTCGCAGAGCTTGCAGAGTGGCCTGATGAGATAGACATAGACCGCGCACAGGCCGCAAAGGAGCGGGCAGAGCAGCGCCTTTCTAATCACACAGCAGAGATTGATGTGAAGAGAGCGGAGTTTGCACTCAGGAAGGCACTTATCAGAATAGATGTGGCACATCATATGTAATTATAAAATCCCGGAATCTGCAGGTAAGCGGATATCCGGGATTTTTAATAATAAGTATCATTGTGGTATAATAGAGACATGATAGCAACTCCCAAGTTTGCTACTTCTGTTACCCTCCTAGATTTCGTTCTAATTTTTCTCTGCTCCATTGATAACTTACTTTTTTTAACAATCCATCGTTTTCTACTACTACCTTTGCAATCACCTCCCCCTTTTCATATATGTAATAAATACCTTTCGTTTCAGATACCACGTCAATTTCACTGAGCTGATATCTTTTGTATATAGAATTATTTTCTTGAACAATTTGTTTAATTAAATCATCTAAATTATCTTCATTTTTTCTGATATAGTATACAAGAGTGAAATCACCTTCGTGTTTATAATCATGCTCGTCATATATGGACGCCGCCTCAAAATAATCATATTCGCCAAAATTCAATCCATAATAATCCAAAACTCTATCAAATGTATTATTTACTCCTGATGCCGAACCCATCATAAGACAAAACAAACCAAAAAATGATGTCCAAAAAACATATATAAGACAATATATTTTTTTGCTCTTTATATTTTCCCTATCACGATGTCTTCCATAACAAATCACATTCGTGATTTGCTTGGGGAAAAATAGCGTGATAAAAATTGAAAATATTGCATATAATAATCCCATAATAGTTTCTCCCATTTCTTATTATGCCGTAGCCCACTATAATACGTCGCAAACTATGTTGTAGATGTCCTTACAAGAAAGACTTCTATAAAGCACTAGAAAATTTGAAAAATCCAAAGGTGCAATTGTAATCACGGCTATTAACACATTGAAAGTTCCAAATGGACCCAACGAATTTCATAGGGTATTTTTTTCCATTTTGATGAATAGCCGTTTTTGAAGAACTCAATATTGTGTATTCTTGGCATTTATATATTTGGGTGAATCATTCAATTTTAATGATATCATATCTTTTCGAATTTACCACTTTATATATATCTGTAAACTTTATTTATCATAATATTAAGACAACTATATCATTTATATCATGCCTTGTCAATTTTTATCAAAATCCACTCATACAAAAGAAAAATTTGTATATCATGCACAATAATATTGTTCTTAAATATGATAAGAAGCGTGTGTGGCATGGCGAAGAAGAAGTGCATCTCACATCACGCGAATGGAAAATATTAGAACTTTTGGCGAAAAATCAGGGAAAGATTGTAACAAAAGAAGTTATTTTAGAACAGGTATGGGATATTGATGAGAATTTTGTGGATACACATGCGGTTACGGTTGTGATAAACAGATTAAGGAAAAAGATAGAGAACAATATGACAGAGCCTGTATACATAAGGAATGTGTTTGGAGTAGGATATACTTTTGGAGAATAGGGTTGGTTTAAAAATAACCTTATTATCATGCGCATATTCTATGGAAAATTCCGCTAAAATATGCTTTAATAGAAGATATATAGCAGTAAAGGAGATGAACGCAATGGGGAGATTTGTAAATCCTGGAAACAGTGCATTCAAGGTAGCATTAGCTTCCGAGATATATATAGACAAAACAGGCTTGCTCGATTTTACCAATAGTGTGCTTGGAACAAAGCAGGCATATATATGTAATAGCCGGCCGAGAAGGTTTGGCAAATCTATTACGGCCGATATGCTTACAGCATATTACAGCAAGGGCTGTGATTCCAGAGAATTATTTATGAACTATAACATTGCACAGACAGAATACTTTGAGAAATATCTCAACAAGTATGATGTTATTCATCTCGATATGCAGTGGATACTAATGGATGCCGGTGCGCCGGAAAGAATATCAGGATATATAAATAAAAATGTTATATCAGAGTTGGCAGATCTGTACAAGGATATTGATTTAAGAGATCAGAAAACATTGTATGGTGCTCTATCGGTTATTAACAGTATGACGAACAATAAATTTGTAATTATAATCGATGAGTGGGATGTTTTGATACGTGATGAAGCAGCAAATTCCTCAGTTCAGGAGGAATATATCAATTTCCTGCGCGGAATGTTTAAGGGAAGTGAACCAACAAAGTATATAGAGCTTGCATTTCTCACAGGAATTTTACCGATAAAAAAGCTAAAGACGCAGTCGGCACTTAATAATTTTGATGAATATACCATGTTATATGCGGGACGTTTGTCACCATATATTGGCTTTACTGAGGATGAGGTCAGAGTCATATGTGATCGCTATGGCAGGGATTTTAGCCAGGTAGAGCGGTGGTATGATGGATATATGCTGGGAGATTGCCATGTATACAATCCGCGTGCAGTAGTAAATTACATGCTTCAGGGAGACTTAAAGAGTTATTGGTCAGAGACCGGGTCTTATGATGTCATAGTTCCACTTATAAATTTGGATTTTGATGGATTAAAGACCGCAATAATTCAGATGCTGTCCGGTGGAGAAATAAAGGTGAACACCGGCAGTTTTATGAATGATACGGTTAGCTTTAAAAATAAAGATGATGTTTTAACATATCTTGTTCATTTAGGGTATCTGGGATTTGATCAGAAAAAGAGTTGTGCGTTTATTCCAAATGAGGAGATACGGCAGGAGCTGACAACCGCTGTT
It encodes the following:
- the atpC gene encoding ATP synthase F1 subunit epsilon; translated protein: MADNIFDIEIITPDRVFYKGETDFLEFNTQNGEIGVYKNHIPLTTVLAPGIVTIHNGDEEKIAAIHSGFAEILGDKVTFLAELAEWPDEIDIDRAQAAKERAEQRLSNHTAEIDVKRAEFALRKALIRIDVAHHM
- a CDS encoding winged helix-turn-helix domain-containing protein, translated to MHNNIVLKYDKKRVWHGEEEVHLTSREWKILELLAKNQGKIVTKEVILEQVWDIDENFVDTHAVTVVINRLRKKIENNMTEPVYIRNVFGVGYTFGE
- a CDS encoding AAA family ATPase, which codes for MGRFVNPGNSAFKVALASEIYIDKTGLLDFTNSVLGTKQAYICNSRPRRFGKSITADMLTAYYSKGCDSRELFMNYNIAQTEYFEKYLNKYDVIHLDMQWILMDAGAPERISGYINKNVISELADLYKDIDLRDQKTLYGALSVINSMTNNKFVIIIDEWDVLIRDEAANSSVQEEYINFLRGMFKGSEPTKYIELAFLTGILPIKKLKTQSALNNFDEYTMLYAGRLSPYIGFTEDEVRVICDRYGRDFSQVERWYDGYMLGDCHVYNPRAVVNYMLQGDLKSYWSETGSYDVIVPLINLDFDGLKTAIIQMLSGGEIKVNTGSFMNDTVSFKNKDDVLTYLVHLGYLGFDQKKSCAFIPNEEIRQELTTAVESTRWKELITFENESLFLLDATLDMENDIVAKMIGQIHDEYASGIQYNNENSLSSVLTIAYLGAMNYYFKPVRELPTGRGFADFVYIPKPEFAIDYPAMVVELKWNKTAKTAINQIREKQYMKSIEQYTGNILLVGISYDKKTKKHQCIIEEYMKK